In a genomic window of Mycolicibacterium neoaurum VKM Ac-1815D:
- the obgE gene encoding GTPase ObgE, producing the protein MPRFVDRVVIHAQAGNGGNGCASVHREKFKPLGGPDGGNGGRGGSIVLVVDPQVHTLLDFHFHPHVVAPSGKPGAGSNRDGAAGTDLEVHVPDGTVVLDADGKLIADLVGAGTRFEAAVGGRGGLGNAALASRARKAPGFALLGEKGQIRDLTLELKTVADVGLVGFPSAGKSSLVSTISAAKPKIADYPFTTLVPNLGVVSAGDHTFTVADVPGLIPGASEGRGLGLDFLRHIERCAVLVHVVDCATLEPGRDPISDIDALEAELAAYQPTLQGDTTLGDLADRPRAVVLNKIDVPDARELAEFVREDVVEKYGWPVFEISTVSRDGLRPLIFGLWEMVAAYRAAQPEVAPRRPVIRPVAIDETGFTVTPDGQGGFVVRGTRPERWIAQTAFDNDEAVGYLGDRLARLGVEDELVKQGATPGCAVTIGDVTFDWEPQTPAGIDTMMSGRGTDVRLEQTERVSADERKAARKARREHRE; encoded by the coding sequence ATGCCCCGGTTTGTGGACCGTGTGGTCATCCACGCCCAGGCCGGTAACGGCGGCAACGGCTGTGCCTCGGTACATCGCGAAAAGTTCAAACCGCTCGGCGGGCCCGACGGTGGTAACGGTGGCCGCGGCGGCAGCATCGTGCTGGTCGTCGATCCCCAGGTGCACACCCTGCTCGATTTCCATTTCCATCCGCACGTCGTCGCCCCGTCCGGCAAGCCCGGTGCCGGCAGTAACCGTGACGGCGCCGCGGGTACCGACCTTGAGGTCCACGTGCCCGACGGCACCGTGGTGCTCGATGCCGACGGCAAGCTGATCGCCGATCTCGTCGGGGCAGGCACCCGGTTCGAGGCTGCGGTGGGCGGGCGCGGTGGGCTCGGTAACGCGGCGTTGGCATCGCGTGCGCGCAAGGCCCCCGGTTTCGCGTTGTTGGGGGAGAAGGGGCAGATCCGCGATCTGACCCTCGAACTCAAGACCGTCGCCGATGTCGGCCTCGTCGGGTTCCCCTCGGCCGGTAAGTCATCGCTGGTATCCACCATCTCGGCGGCCAAGCCCAAGATCGCCGACTACCCCTTCACCACCCTCGTCCCCAATCTCGGCGTGGTGTCGGCAGGGGACCACACCTTCACCGTCGCCGACGTGCCCGGGCTCATCCCCGGCGCCTCGGAGGGCCGCGGTCTCGGACTGGACTTCCTGCGCCATATCGAGCGGTGCGCCGTGCTCGTCCACGTCGTGGACTGCGCCACCCTGGAGCCCGGCCGCGACCCGATCTCCGATATCGACGCACTCGAAGCTGAACTCGCCGCCTATCAGCCCACGCTGCAAGGCGATACCACCCTCGGTGATCTCGCCGACCGGCCGCGGGCGGTGGTGCTGAACAAGATCGACGTGCCGGATGCGCGTGAGCTCGCCGAGTTCGTCCGCGAAGATGTGGTGGAGAAGTACGGCTGGCCGGTGTTCGAGATCTCGACGGTCAGTCGAGACGGCTTGCGTCCCTTGATCTTCGGGCTGTGGGAGATGGTCGCGGCGTATCGGGCTGCGCAGCCCGAGGTGGCACCGCGCCGACCGGTGATCCGCCCCGTCGCGATCGACGAGACGGGCTTCACCGTCACCCCGGACGGCCAGGGCGGTTTCGTGGTGCGCGGCACCCGCCCGGAACGCTGGATCGCACAAACCGCTTTCGACAACGACGAGGCCGTCGGGTACCTCGGCGACCGGCTCGCCCGGTTGGGTGTCGAGGACGAACTGGTCAAACAGGGCGCCACCCCCGGGTGCGCGGTCACCATCGGGGATGTCACCTTCGACTGGGAGCCGCAAACCCCGGCCGGTATCGACACCATGATGTCCGGGCGCGGCACCGATGTGCGCCTCGAGCAGACCGAGCGGGTATCGGCCGACGAGCGCAAGGCGGCACGGAAGGCACGTCGGGAGCACCGGGAATGA
- a CDS encoding DUF4233 domain-containing protein, producing the protein MSDASERPVTPGTPPDPWKSFRGIMAGTLILEAIVALLALPVVANGAAGLTVASGGFLIGAAVVLVLMSGVQGRPGIIWVNLGVQFVLIAGALIHAAIGFIGVVFAAVWALIIYLRAEVKRRQDRGQLPSQQAARRPDAE; encoded by the coding sequence ATGAGCGACGCCAGCGAACGCCCGGTCACACCCGGCACACCTCCGGATCCGTGGAAGAGCTTCCGCGGCATCATGGCGGGCACCTTGATCCTGGAGGCCATCGTGGCGCTGCTGGCGCTGCCGGTGGTGGCCAACGGCGCGGCCGGGTTGACGGTGGCCAGCGGCGGGTTCCTGATCGGTGCCGCCGTGGTGTTGGTGTTGATGTCGGGCGTGCAGGGCAGGCCCGGCATCATCTGGGTCAACCTCGGGGTGCAGTTCGTGCTGATCGCCGGTGCTCTGATACACGCCGCCATCGGCTTCATCGGCGTCGTGTTCGCCGCGGTATGGGCGCTGATCATCTATCTGCGCGCCGAGGTGAAACGGCGCCAGGATCGCGGTCAGCTGCCGTCACAGCAGGCCGCTCGCCGACCCGACGCCGAGTAG
- the ndk gene encoding nucleoside-diphosphate kinase: MTERTLVLIKPDGVQRNLIGEVLGRIERKGLTFAALELKNVSEDVARQHYAEHDGKPFFGSLLEFITSGPVVAAVVEGPRAIAAFRQIAGGTDPVEKATPGTIRGDFATVTQENLVHGSDSPESAAREIALWFPGLTGA, from the coding sequence GTGACTGAGCGGACTCTCGTGTTGATCAAGCCCGACGGCGTACAGCGGAACCTGATCGGTGAGGTCCTCGGCCGGATCGAGCGCAAGGGCTTGACCTTTGCGGCGCTGGAGCTGAAGAACGTCAGCGAGGACGTGGCTCGCCAGCATTACGCCGAGCACGACGGCAAGCCGTTCTTCGGATCGCTGCTGGAATTCATCACCTCCGGGCCGGTTGTGGCCGCAGTCGTCGAGGGTCCGCGGGCCATCGCCGCGTTCCGTCAGATCGCCGGTGGCACCGATCCCGTCGAGAAGGCCACCCCGGGCACCATCCGCGGCGACTTCGCCACGGTGACCCAGGAGAACCTGGTGCACGGCTCCGACTCGCCCGAGTCGGCTGCCCGTGAGATCGCGCTCTGGTTCCCCGGTCTGACCGGCGCTTAG
- the proB gene encoding glutamate 5-kinase, with protein sequence MSVPSVHREAIRTARSVVVKIGTTALTTPTGVFDAGRLAVLVEAIEGRMRAGSDVVIVSSGAIAAGIEPLGLSRRPTDLATKQAAASVGQVALVNAWSTAFARFDRTVGQVLLTAHDIAMRVQHNNAQRTLDRLRALHAVAIVNENDTVATNEIRFGDNDRLSALVAQLVGADALVLLSDIDGLYDGDPRKAPADNPARFIPEVAADGDLDGVVAGRGSSLGTGGMASKLSSALLAADAGVPVLLAAAADAAAALSDASVGTVFAPRPERMSARRFWVRYAAEATGALTLDEGAVRAVITRRRSLLPAGITAVSGRFHGGDVVELRGPDGAVAGRGVVAYDAVELAAIIGRSTPDLPPELRRPAVHADDLVAV encoded by the coding sequence ATGAGTGTGCCCTCGGTGCATCGGGAAGCCATCCGGACCGCCCGTAGCGTCGTCGTCAAGATCGGTACCACGGCGTTGACCACACCCACCGGTGTGTTCGACGCGGGCAGGCTGGCCGTCCTCGTGGAGGCGATCGAGGGCCGGATGCGGGCAGGCTCGGATGTCGTGATCGTCTCTTCCGGTGCCATCGCCGCCGGAATCGAGCCGCTGGGGCTGTCCCGGAGACCCACCGATCTGGCGACCAAACAGGCCGCCGCCAGCGTCGGCCAGGTGGCGCTGGTGAATGCCTGGAGCACGGCATTCGCCCGCTTCGACCGCACGGTCGGTCAGGTGCTGTTGACCGCGCATGATATCGCCATGCGGGTACAGCACAACAACGCCCAGCGCACCCTGGACCGGTTGCGCGCCCTGCACGCGGTGGCGATCGTCAACGAGAACGACACCGTCGCCACCAATGAGATCCGGTTCGGTGACAACGACCGGCTCTCGGCGCTGGTCGCCCAGTTGGTCGGTGCCGACGCACTGGTACTGCTCTCCGATATCGACGGGCTGTACGACGGGGATCCGCGCAAGGCGCCCGCCGACAATCCGGCGCGGTTCATCCCCGAGGTGGCCGCCGACGGCGACCTCGACGGCGTGGTGGCGGGTCGGGGCAGCAGCCTCGGGACCGGTGGGATGGCCTCCAAACTGTCCTCGGCGCTGCTGGCGGCCGACGCCGGTGTCCCGGTGCTGTTGGCGGCGGCCGCCGATGCGGCGGCAGCCCTGTCCGACGCATCGGTGGGCACGGTGTTCGCGCCCCGCCCGGAACGGATGTCGGCGCGCCGGTTCTGGGTGCGTTACGCCGCCGAGGCCACCGGCGCCCTGACCCTCGACGAGGGTGCGGTGCGCGCGGTCATCACGCGGCGGCGTTCCCTGTTGCCTGCCGGGATCACCGCGGTATCCGGTCGTTTTCACGGCGGTGACGTGGTGGAACTGCGCGGACCCGATGGCGCTGTCGCCGGGCGCGGGGTGGTCGCCTATGACGCGGTCGAGCTGGCCGCGATCATCGGGCGCTCGACACCTGACCTGCCTCCGGAGTTGCGCAGGCCAGCGGTGCACGCCGATGACCTGGTTGCGGTGTGA
- the rplU gene encoding 50S ribosomal protein L21 has translation MAADNATYAIVKTGGKQYKVAVGDIVKVEKLETEPGASVSLPVALVVAGSKVTTSADDLAKVAVAAEVLEHTKGPKIRIHKFKNKTGYHKRQGHRQQLTVLKVTGIK, from the coding sequence ATGGCAGCCGATAACGCCACGTACGCAATCGTCAAGACTGGCGGCAAGCAGTACAAGGTCGCCGTCGGTGACATTGTCAAGGTCGAGAAGCTGGAGACCGAGCCCGGCGCCTCCGTGTCGCTGCCGGTCGCCCTGGTCGTCGCCGGTTCCAAGGTGACCACCTCGGCCGACGACCTGGCCAAGGTCGCCGTCGCCGCCGAGGTCCTGGAGCACACCAAGGGCCCGAAGATCCGTATCCACAAGTTCAAGAACAAGACCGGCTACCACAAGCGCCAGGGGCACCGTCAGCAGCTGACCGTGCTCAAGGTCACCGGAATCAAGTAA
- a CDS encoding Rne/Rng family ribonuclease, producing the protein MAEDAPNKDLSENTAHSEELPAKLRVHSLARVLGTTSKRIVDALAQLDGRARSPHSTVAREEAERVREVLNAEATATAVEGPAAESPAVGTPAEETPAEAPPVVETAAVETPAEVTTPTEVVVVEETITEVPATDTVFAAPAIEEPESRLLLEAPPSSPPAEEPAAYMPLFVAPQPVKLAPRPAASEPAGDSEDTDTDTDGDVDDADGDGDDSERPAARRRRRGRRGRGRGRGEQSAEDGEDGDADAETDAEGESAESATDDAEDSGDAGDGEDSDEDNGEDGTGEAGTRRRRRRRRRKSGSADSDDNGAPDDPPNTVVHERAPRSKAASARDGKDPDEIQGISGSTRLEAKRQRRRDGRDAGRRRPPILSEAEFLARREAVERTMIVRDKVRTEPPHEGARYTQIAVLEDGVVVEHFVTSAASASLVGNIYLGIVQNVLPSMEAAFVDIGRGRNGVLYAGEVNWEAAGLGGAQRKIEQALKPGDYVVVQVSKDPVGHKGARLTTQVSLAGRYLVYVPGASSTGISRKLPDTERQRLKEILKEVVPAGAGVIIRTASEGVKESDIRTDVNRLQERWAQIEASAAEVTAKKAGAAVALYEEPDVLVKVIRDLFNEDFSGLIVSGDEAWNTINDYVNSVAPELVPRMTKYEPSSPDGPDVFAVHRIDEQLAKAMDRKVWLPSGGTLVIDRTEAMTVVDVNTGKFTGSGGNLEQTVTRNNLEAAEEVVRQLRLRDIGGIIVIDFIDMVLESNRDLVLRRLTEALARDRTRHQVSEVTSLGLVQLTRKKLGTGLIEAFSTTCSHCAGRGIVLHADPVDSGAPNGNGRKSDSGGGNGGNGGNGGGGGRRGKRGKKAGKPEEPQESIQMAKVPSHASGEHPMFKAMAAAGREEGDEDQTDESLEIDGTEQTDEHRGRGEAFESGPVEDDLDSDDSDDDDTDDDDTDDDDDAVVGIDDDIVDVLDDDDDDSDDDDDDDADDDEFDDDDDDDDADDSDDDSDSDDDESDSEDDSENDVEPVVAGPVRRPRRRAAARPAGPPVGED; encoded by the coding sequence GTGGCCGAAGATGCCCCTAACAAAGACCTATCTGAAAACACCGCACACAGCGAGGAACTGCCGGCGAAGCTGAGAGTCCACTCGCTGGCCAGGGTGCTCGGCACCACCAGCAAGCGGATCGTGGACGCGCTGGCCCAGCTGGACGGCCGTGCGCGCAGCCCACACTCGACCGTCGCGCGTGAAGAGGCCGAGCGTGTTCGCGAGGTGCTCAACGCCGAGGCGACCGCCACCGCAGTTGAGGGCCCCGCAGCGGAAAGCCCAGCTGTGGGGACCCCGGCCGAGGAGACCCCGGCCGAGGCGCCCCCCGTCGTGGAGACCGCCGCCGTGGAGACCCCAGCCGAGGTCACGACCCCGACCGAGGTGGTCGTCGTCGAAGAGACCATCACCGAGGTGCCGGCGACCGACACCGTGTTCGCCGCACCGGCGATCGAGGAACCCGAGTCCCGGCTGCTCCTCGAGGCGCCGCCCAGTTCTCCACCGGCCGAGGAGCCCGCCGCGTATATGCCGCTGTTCGTGGCCCCGCAGCCGGTCAAACTTGCACCCCGTCCGGCCGCATCCGAACCGGCCGGTGACTCCGAGGACACCGATACCGATACCGACGGCGACGTCGATGATGCCGACGGTGACGGTGACGATTCCGAACGTCCCGCCGCGCGGCGCCGTCGCCGTGGTCGCCGGGGCCGGGGCCGAGGCCGTGGTGAGCAGAGCGCCGAGGACGGCGAAGACGGCGATGCAGACGCCGAGACCGACGCCGAAGGCGAGTCCGCGGAGTCCGCCACCGACGACGCCGAAGATTCCGGTGATGCCGGGGACGGCGAGGATTCCGACGAGGACAACGGCGAGGACGGCACCGGCGAGGCGGGTACCCGTCGCCGCAGGCGTCGCCGTCGCCGCAAGTCCGGCTCGGCCGATTCCGACGACAACGGCGCTCCGGATGATCCGCCCAACACCGTCGTGCACGAGCGTGCGCCGCGGTCCAAGGCGGCCTCGGCACGTGACGGTAAAGATCCCGACGAGATCCAGGGCATCTCGGGCTCGACCCGACTGGAGGCCAAACGACAGCGCCGCCGTGATGGCCGCGATGCCGGCCGCCGCCGCCCGCCGATCCTGAGCGAGGCCGAGTTCCTGGCCCGCCGCGAGGCGGTCGAGCGCACCATGATCGTGCGCGACAAGGTCCGTACCGAACCGCCGCACGAGGGCGCGCGGTACACCCAGATCGCGGTGCTGGAGGACGGTGTCGTCGTCGAGCACTTCGTGACGTCGGCCGCCTCGGCGTCCCTGGTCGGCAACATCTACCTGGGCATCGTCCAGAACGTGCTGCCCTCGATGGAGGCGGCCTTCGTCGACATCGGCCGCGGCCGCAACGGTGTGCTCTACGCCGGCGAGGTCAACTGGGAGGCCGCCGGCCTCGGTGGTGCCCAGCGCAAGATCGAGCAGGCCCTCAAACCCGGCGATTACGTCGTGGTCCAGGTCAGCAAGGACCCCGTCGGGCACAAGGGTGCGCGGCTGACGACCCAGGTCTCGCTGGCCGGTCGCTATCTGGTCTACGTGCCGGGAGCATCCTCGACCGGGATCAGTCGCAAACTGCCCGACACCGAGCGGCAGCGCCTCAAGGAGATCCTCAAGGAGGTGGTCCCGGCCGGAGCCGGGGTCATCATCCGCACCGCGTCGGAGGGCGTGAAGGAATCCGACATCCGCACCGATGTGAACCGGCTGCAGGAGCGGTGGGCGCAGATCGAGGCGAGCGCCGCCGAGGTGACCGCGAAGAAGGCCGGCGCCGCCGTGGCCCTCTACGAGGAGCCCGACGTGCTCGTCAAGGTCATCCGTGACCTGTTCAACGAGGATTTCTCCGGGTTGATCGTCTCGGGTGACGAGGCCTGGAACACCATCAACGACTACGTGAATTCGGTGGCACCGGAACTCGTTCCGCGAATGACGAAGTACGAGCCGAGCTCGCCGGACGGGCCGGACGTGTTCGCGGTGCACCGTATCGACGAACAGCTGGCCAAGGCCATGGACCGCAAGGTGTGGCTGCCCTCGGGCGGCACGCTGGTGATCGACCGCACCGAGGCGATGACCGTCGTCGACGTCAACACCGGCAAGTTCACCGGTTCCGGGGGCAACCTGGAGCAGACCGTGACCCGCAACAACCTGGAGGCGGCCGAGGAGGTCGTCCGCCAGCTGCGGTTGCGCGATATCGGCGGGATCATCGTCATCGACTTCATCGACATGGTGTTGGAGTCCAACCGCGACCTGGTGCTGCGCCGGCTCACCGAGGCCCTGGCCAGGGACCGGACCCGCCATCAGGTGTCCGAGGTGACCTCCCTTGGCCTGGTGCAGCTGACCCGTAAGAAGCTGGGTACCGGGCTGATCGAGGCGTTCTCCACGACCTGCAGTCACTGTGCCGGTCGCGGGATCGTGCTGCATGCCGATCCGGTCGATTCGGGGGCGCCGAACGGTAACGGCCGCAAGTCGGATTCCGGCGGCGGCAATGGCGGTAACGGTGGCAACGGTGGTGGCGGTGGCCGTCGCGGTAAGCGCGGTAAGAAGGCCGGCAAGCCCGAAGAGCCGCAGGAGTCCATCCAGATGGCGAAGGTGCCGTCACACGCCTCGGGTGAACATCCGATGTTCAAGGCGATGGCCGCGGCCGGTCGCGAAGAGGGTGACGAGGACCAGACCGACGAGTCGCTCGAGATCGATGGCACCGAACAGACGGATGAGCACCGCGGCCGCGGTGAGGCGTTCGAGAGCGGGCCCGTCGAGGACGACCTGGACTCGGACGATTCCGACGACGATGACACCGACGACGATGACACCGACGACGATGACGACGCCGTGGTGGGGATCGACGACGATATCGTCGACGTCCTCGACGACGATGACGATGATTCGGACGACGATGACGACGACGATGCGGACGACGACGAGTTCGACGACGACGATGACGATGACGATGCGGATGACTCCGACGACGACTCGGACTCCGACGACGACGAATCAGACTCCGAGGACGACTCAGAAAACGACGTTGAGCCCGTCGTTGCCGGCCCCGTCCGCAGGCCGCGACGCCGCGCGGCAGCACGTCCGGCAGGCCCGCCGGTAGGGGAGGACTGA
- the rpmA gene encoding 50S ribosomal protein L27, giving the protein MAHKKGASSSRNGRDSAAQRLGVKRFGGQVVKAGEILVRQRGTHFHPGVNVGRGGDDTLFATAPGVVEFGAKRGRRTVNIVRLVRSEA; this is encoded by the coding sequence ATGGCACATAAGAAGGGCGCATCCAGCTCACGCAACGGTCGCGACTCAGCCGCCCAGCGGCTCGGCGTCAAGCGCTTCGGCGGCCAGGTCGTCAAGGCCGGCGAGATCCTCGTCCGTCAGCGCGGCACCCATTTCCATCCCGGCGTGAACGTCGGTCGTGGCGGCGACGACACCCTGTTCGCCACCGCCCCCGGTGTGGTCGAATTCGGCGCCAAGCGTGGTCGTCGGACGGTCAACATCGTCCGCCTCGTGCGCTCGGAGGCCTGA